In Malus sylvestris chromosome 15, drMalSylv7.2, whole genome shotgun sequence, a single genomic region encodes these proteins:
- the LOC126602414 gene encoding pentatricopeptide repeat-containing protein At2g36240 has protein sequence MKKLRGPIAIPLLEQRNPKNTKPPLSPIPNPTLPGAPKTPSIPFPTQTLSHTSNHTHLLNFLKTHIKNPPFTPQTLLHFLQSKLHHHPAFTHFDFHVFNWASSVDSFRHDHSTFEWMARTLAISDRFPELSSLLGFMVASPCPCSDGIFSCPRTEPVFQFAINAYCRVGRLGDALNAFDSMRKLIDGRPSVVVYNILINGFVKHSQHDQALGLYDKMIKDRVKANVYTFNILISSFCRNSEFGLALELFKDMREKGCSPNVVSFNTLIKGFFRERKFEDGIGMAYEMIDFGCKFSSVTCEILVDGLCREGQVSEACELLIDFSRKRVLPKSYDYLILVEVLCKKGSSGRALEVVDELWRTGNVPSLIACTTLIEGLRRLGRMDEASGLMKRMLEEGSVPDIVTFNCLLQDLCNLGRTVEADSLRRLSLSKGLELDSTAYRILVSGYSREGRRKEGEVLVDEMLDRGFIPDIATYNRLIDGLTS, from the coding sequence ATGAAAAAGCTGAGAGGACCAATTGCCATACCACTGCTGGAGCAGCGaaaccctaaaaacacaaaGCCACCACTGTCTCCAATTCCAAACCCAACACTTCCTGGCGCACCCAAAACCCCATCAATTCCTTTCCCCACCCAAACTCTCTCCCACACCTCTAACCACACCCACCTCCTCAACTTCCTCAAAACCCATATTAAGAACCCACCATTCACACCCCAAACCCTCCTCCATTTCCTCCAGTCCAAGCTCCACCACCACCCCGCATTCACCCACTTTGACTTCCATGTCTTCAACTGGGCCTCCTCCGTCGACTCCTTCCGCCACGATCACTCCACGTTCGAATGGATGGCTCGCACCCTCGCAATCTCAGACCGATTTCCTGAGTTGAGTTCCCTCCTCGGCTTCATGGTCGCTAGCCCTTGTCCTTGCTCCGACGGTATTTTTTCTTGCCCAAGAACAGAACCCGTTTTCCAATTTGCCATTAATGCTTACTGCAGGGTTGGGAGATTGGGTGATGCTTTGAATGCATTTGATTCTATGCGGAAATTGATTGATGGCAGGCCTAGTGTTGTGGTCTACAACATTTTGATTAATGGGTTTGTGAAACATAGCCAACATGATCAGGCTCTGGGGTTGTATGATAAGATGATTAAGGATAGAGTTAAGGCCAATGTTTATACCTTTAACATTCTGATTAGTAGTTTTTGTCGTAATTCAGAGTTCGGGTTAGCTTTGGAGCTGTTTAAGGATATGAGGGAGAAGGGGTGTAGTCCCAATGTGGTGAGTTTCAATACTTTGATTAAGGGGTTCTTTAGGGAGAGGAAATTTGAGGATGGGATAGGGATGGCTTATGAGATGATTGACTTTGGTTGCAAGTTTTCAAGTGTCACTTGTGAGATTTTGGTTGATGGACTTTGTAGAGAAGGTCAGGTTTCAGAGGCGTGTGAATTGTTGATAGATTTTTCGAGGAAAAGAGTGTTGCCTAAATCTTATGATTATCTCATTCTTGTTGAGGTGCTTTGTAAGAAGGGAAGTTCGGGTAGAGCTTTGGAGGTAGTGGATGAGCTATGGAGGACAGGAAATGTTCCGAGCTTGATTGCTTGCACAACTTTGATTGAGGGCTTGCGGAGGTTAGGGAGAATGGACGAAGCTTCTGGATTGATGAAAAGGATGCTTGAAGAGGGTTCAGTTCCAGATATCGTGACTTTTAATTGTCTCCTTCAAGATCTTTGCAATTTGGGGAGAACAGTGGAGGCAGATAGTCTTAGGAGGTTGTCGTTGAGCAAAGGTTTGGAATTAGACAGCACAGCTTATAGGATTTTGGTATCTGGATATTCAAGAGAAGGCAGAAGAAAGGAGGGGGAAGTGCTTGTGGATGAGATGCTTGATAGGGGATTTATCCCTGATATTGCTACATATAATAGATTGATTGACGGGCTTACTAGTTAA
- the LOC126602417 gene encoding extradiol ring-cleavage dioxygenase-like has product MSGNSILKGKGKTLVMAVKDTFYLSHGSPTLSIDESLPARKFLQSWKETVYSKKPTSILIISGHWDTAVPSVSSISGRYSTIYDFYGFPRSMYQIKYPAPGSPHLANRVKQLLTSSGFGRVDVDTQRGLDHGSWVPLMLMYPEADIPVCQLSVQSGRDATYHYNMGKALAPLKDEGVLIVASGSATHNLGAMRKTKNNEVFPWAREFDTWLKRALLEGRHDDVNQWEKKAPHAKTAHPWPDHLYPLHIVMGAAGADAKAKQIHDSWDLGAVSYAAYQFTSP; this is encoded by the coding sequence ATGTCTGGTAATTCAATTctcaaaggaaaaggaaaaacccTTGTTATGGCAGTGAAAGACACCTTCTACCTATCCCACGGATCGCCGACGCTGAGCATCGACGAGTCGCTTCCGGCCAGAAAATTCCTCCAGTCGTGGAAAGAAACGGTGTATTCTAAGAAACCCACCTCCATCCTCATCATCTCCGGCCACTGGGACACCGCTGTCCCCTCCGTCAGCTCCATTTCCGGCCGCTACAGCACCATCTACGACTTCTATGGCTTCCCCAGATCCATGTACCAGATCAAGTACCCCGCCCCCGGCTCCCCCCACCTCGCCAACCGCGTCAAGCAGCTGCTGACCTCGTCGGGCTTTGGCCGCGTCGACGTGGACACCCAGCGGGGGCTCGACCACGGCTCCTGGGTCCCGCTCATGTTGATGTACCCGGAGGCAGACATCCCAGTTTGCCAGCTGTCGGTCCAGTCGGGGAGGGACGCCACTTATCACTACAACATGGGGAAGGCGCTGGCCCCACTGAAGGACGAGGGTGTTCTTATAGTGGCGTCAGGCAGCGCCACCCACAACTTGGGGGCGATGAGGAAGACCAAGAACAATGAGGTCTTCCCTTGGGCTCGCGAGTTTGACACGTGGCTCAAGAGGGCTCTTCTGGAAGGAAGGCACGATGATGTGAACCAGTGGGAGAAGAAGGCGCCGCATGCGAAAACGGCGCACCCTTGGCCGGACCACCTTTACCCGCTGCATATCGTGATGGGGGCTGCTGGTGCGGACGCTAAGGCTAAGCAAATCCACGACAGCTGGGACCTTGGTGCTGTTTCGTATGCAGCCTACCAGTTTACATCACCTTGA